Part of the Campylobacter sp. genome, TTGTATTCGCCTATTATGGGCAGATCTAGCTTGCCCTGTGCCGCCCATTTTAGCGACAGCAGAAGCTCTCTGGCGTGCGCGCCGTGTTGAGCTACGCCGGCAGCTACTTGGCGCAGTAGGTTGCGCGATACGATGAGATCGGCGTCCGCACCGCAAGTGCCGCGATCGGCCTTTTTAGTAATTTTGCAAGGTCCCATATTGCAGATCCTACAGCATACTCCGGTAAGCCCATAGCTACACATAGGCATCTGTTTGTCGAAACGATCAAACGCCGTATCTACGCCGATCTGCTCCATCCTAAGCATCATTTCGCGCACGGCGGGATCAGGGGTTTTCTCAAGTACTTCTTGTTTTGTGGGGAAGGTCTTTTTGTATTCAAGCACCGCCTTCATATAATCCGCCGTAAATTCCGCCTCGTGAAAATGCTCGAAAAGATTGCCCTGCGCGTCTTTATGTGTGTGCGGACTAGCCTCTGCGGGCACTAAAACTTTTGGGATGCCGTGTTCGTCAAATCCGATAATCGCGCGATGAGAGTGGGGTTTGTGATCATGGTTATGTTTGTTGTGCTCGTGCGAGCTGATGGCGGAATCCTCGTCGTGCTCATGCGAAGACGCCGCAGAATTTGCGCCGTATTCGTGTAAATAGGCTGCGAGATTCTCTTCTTGATCGTGCGAGTGGGTCGCAAGATCTTCGTAGTGTAGATGCGAATGGATTGCGGAGCTATCGCTATGCTCGTGCGAGCAAGAGAAATGGTCTTTGCTGCTTGGGCTCTTCGCAGGATTTGAGATGGAATTTGTCAAAGAATCAGCCATGGAATTTGTTGTAGAGTTTATTGCGGATTTTTTAGCGTTGCCTGCGCTTTGAGTGCTTGAGTGCGCCGCAAAGTTCGTGCCTGAAGCAGAGCGTGTGCTATCATCGTAACTCGGTGCGGAATTTTTGGCTTCGCAATCGCACTCGTCGCAGGAATTCTCACCTGCGGCGCGATTTTTAGAAATTTTGTCGCGAGTAAGCGAGGCGGAAGTCGTAGAATTTGCGGTGGAATTTTTAGCAGTGCTTACACTTTTGTTGAAAACGGACGTGGAGGAGCTTTTGAGCGCATTTGCGGCGGAATTTTCTCCCGTATTCGCAGCAAAATTTTCATCCGTCGCAGCCTTTTTGCGTGAGTCTTTTTGTTTTGAGATTTTGTCGTTTGCCATGACGTCTCCTTAAAATTTATTTTAAAAATAAGCGAGAATGTAGAGCTCAATAAATATACTGAAAAACTACACTATTTAATTCTTATAGATAAAATTTAACGTGATTGTATTTTTTAATTGCTTTAAATTCCCTTAATAGCGCACTAAAATAAAAGATAAAATTTTATGAATAAAATATACTAAATAACTTAGTTTAAATTTTGCCGAGCGGCACGATCATCTTAGATAATCGATTAGCTTAGCGGAGATTTCGCGAAACTGCAAAATTTTATGCCCCTTTTTCTCGCGCATGAAGTCTTGCGCGTCGCGCAATCTTGCAAACGTGATAAGATCGTCGCCTCTGGCGCTTTGCAGCACGCTGCCGAAGACATAAAACGCGTCCTGCGCCCGCAAAATTTCGCCGCTTGCGTAATCGGTAACGTAAAGCTCCGCACTGCCGAAATTCGCGTCCGTAGAATTTGCCTCGCGGGAATTTGCGCTAGCGGAATTTGCCTCGCCTAAATTGCCGCTAACTGGATTTTTGCTCTCAGAATTCGCCCCCAAAGAATTTTCATTCTCAGAATTCATCTTTGCGGAAGCTCCGTTAAAATTTGCGCCCGAGCTCTCACCCTCGAAAAAATACGCAAACATCGCCTTGGGCGAAGCAAACGCGAGCGCGCTGCCGTCTTTAAGCCTTGCATAAGCGCGAAATTCGGGATGCGCGCTAGTATCGATGCCGTATTTGGCGCAGGTGAGATTTACGTCTTTTAGCCACGCAAGATCGCGCGCGGGTTTGGAATTTTGCGCCGAACCGAGACCAGTATTATCAGGCGCGCTTAAATTCTGCGCCGAGCTAGAGCTTTGCGTCGTGGAATTTTGTATCTCCGCTGCGCCGCAAAGCGCTATAAATGTCGCCAAAATGAGTGGAAATTTCACGCCAAATCCTTCGATCTAAAGATAAAATAGCCCAAAACGAGGCTCGCCGCGCCCAGCGCGATCGGATAGAGCAGCGAAAAGGCGATGAAAAGCCCGCGCCCGAAGTGATCTAGGATAAAATACGCCGTCGTGCCGATGACTGCAAGATCGGGATCAAATAGGCTGATAGCGGCGATGCGGAAGTCCTCCATCGGGTTTGCGAGAGCGATCGCAAAGATCAAATTTTCGTTCACGCCCGTTTTTGCGAGCAGTCCGATCAGCACGAGATCCAAAAACGCAAGGCAGAAAAGCCAGACGAAAAACGCAAGCCCAAGCCCCATCTCTTGGCTTTTTGAGACGGCGCAGATCAAAAAAGCGATCCCTAAAAACGCCGCACACAAGCTAAAAAGCAGCCCCGTATAAAGCAGGCAGATCGCCCACGGAATGCCCGTGCCTTTGATCGCGCCCCAAACGATCGCAAGCAGCAGCGACAAAAATATCGGCACGAACACTCCAAATAGCCTTCCCAGCGCCTTTCCGTAATAATACTGTGCCTGCGAGATCGGAAAGCTTAGCAGGTATTCTAAGATATTTAGGTCGCGATCTGCTAGG contains:
- a CDS encoding nitrous oxide reductase accessory protein NosL — its product is MKFPLILATFIALCGAAEIQNSTTQSSSSAQNLSAPDNTGLGSAQNSKPARDLAWLKDVNLTCAKYGIDTSAHPEFRAYARLKDGSALAFASPKAMFAYFFEGESSGANFNGASAKMNSENENSLGANSESKNPVSGNLGEANSASANSREANSTDANFGSAELYVTDYASGEILRAQDAFYVFGSVLQSARGDDLITFARLRDAQDFMREKKGHKILQFREISAKLIDYLR
- a CDS encoding ABC transporter permease subunit, with product MKNLLTIAALDIKESFRSRWFLLYLLIFSGLVAAFFITGVTDSRVLGFSGLSRLLLLFIQICIIILPVFVLVTTSKAILADRDLNILEYLLSFPISQAQYYYGKALGRLFGVFVPIFLSLLLAIVWGAIKGTGIPWAICLLYTGLLFSLCAAFLGIAFLICAVSKSQEMGLGLAFFVWLFCLAFLDLVLIGLLAKTGVNENLIFAIALANPMEDFRIAAISLFDPDLAVIGTTAYFILDHFGRGLFIAFSLLYPIALGAASLVLGYFIFRSKDLA